One genomic segment of Cinclus cinclus chromosome 31, bCinCin1.1, whole genome shotgun sequence includes these proteins:
- the LOC134055117 gene encoding Fc receptor-like protein 5 yields the protein MAEEEEEEEEEEEDAGKLRGSEGTRPVRGPFRRWAGAAPPRGADSCGMSSARPAGPRPDTGRTLIGHPGDTRGNRDGHGFSPISQSSPISQFNPTSQFSPISQFNPTSQFSPISQFSPISQFSPTSQSSPISQFSPTSQSSPISQSSPISQSSPISQSSPISQFSHMSHFSPISQFSLISQSSPISQSSPISRSVPSPVNGSENSCPGSPGQPHHGKRFRETPAEHRALIKPCFPEHIPRAPGRSRGCPQIAPQGRPGSSPARCPPVPKAPQPALPERRPSPGGAGRAEGSRERGEEPPAPRERSPGLGSLSQVAAAIALRGSGLSRPAGTGGGRVSRAAATASPGPLSPSSRGHLRQLPQSRCSGFPRSCPDGIPECAPEHRTRPRSRQPGDRWPWQRVTASAHGRGHRDGREAQTLGLAGAQTTQLLVQPPWTPAVLWDQVTLTCQGSGTAGATTWYKDGRRWGQDGRDRFLVTESGTYTCDRPRTGFSSQVTVLNEYLVLQVPARALLEGDTVTLHCRSWKKNLVTSVSFYRDRKELRRVGRGTKLSLSPLRLHHSGHYSCREQMGISAWENSGLGVSNPPPLSFPELFSVPVLEGPPELTEGSPLNLSCLSTPSPLRPPAPLLYSFYRDGKRVGGPQGSPQLLVPAVGLSHSGNYSCQVSSEEGTVWKSSAQLGVTVRRVPPSGVSLSVQPPGGQVALGDSLVMSCTVTMGTGPLSFSWHREGSGATLGTSPRLELRHVGDNDSGHYQCRVSDGESVAQSVPLNVTVLVPVANATITPGPPALQVRPGDPVTLRCSVQVGSAPVTFTWLHNGQELARGPLLELGDVDVGHSGTYQCMATNQVGQDGHRVFRALSPELALEVTPWGHGDTAVAAGVGGSLLSLVLLVGAMVGWHRCHRQAPRTPQDRTPPAPPEVGEVLYSQVVPTKRAGGSPSATPEGPQVTYAELPGPRWHPGDSGDYENVL from the exons AtggcggaggaggaggaggaggaggaagaggaggaggaggacgcAGGAAAGCTCCGAGGCTCCGAGGGCACCCGGCCCGTGCGGGGCCCTTTTAGGCGCTGGGCCGGGGCCGCTCCTCCCCGTGGGGCGGATTCCTGCGGGATGA GCAGCGCCCGGCCCGCCGGACCCCGGCCGGACACCGGCCGGACACTGATCGGACACCCGGGGGACACcagagggaacagggatgggcacgga TTCAGCCCCATCTCCCAGTCCAGCCCCATCTCCCAGTTCAACCCCACCTCCCAGTTCAGCCCCATCTCCCAGTTCAACCCCACCTCCCAGTTCAGCCCCATCTCCCAGTTCAGCCCCATCTCCCAGTTCAGTCCCACCTCCCAGTCCAGCCCCATCTCCCAGTTCAGTCCCACCTCCCAGTCCAGCCCCATCTCCCAGTCCAGTCCCATCTCCCAGTCCAGTCCCATCTCCCAGTCCAGTCCCATCTCCCAGTTCAGTCACATGTCCCATTTCAGTCCTATCTCCCAGTTCAGCCTCATCTCCCAGTCCAGCCCCATCTCCCAGTCCAGCCCCATCTCCCGCTCCgtgcccagcccg GTGAATGGGAGTGAGAATTCCTGCCCGGGCAGCCCCGGGCAGCCTCATCACGGCAAAAGATTCCGGGAGACGCCGGCAGAGCATCGGGCTCTAATAAAG ccctgcttcccagagCACATCCCGAGAGCCCCGGGCCGGAGCCGGGGCTGTCCCCAAATCGCCCCCCAAGGCCGGCccggctccagccctgcccggtGCCCGCCGGTGCCCAAAGCCCCGCAGCCGGCGCTCCCCGAGCGGCGTCCGAGCCCCGGAGGTGCCGGGAGGGCGGAGGGGTCCCGGGAGCGCGGGGAGGAGCCCCCGGCACCGCGGGAGCGGAGTCCCGGGCTCGGGTCGCTGTCGCAGGTCGCGGCTGCCATCGCGCTGCGAGGGTCGGGACTGTCCCGGCCTGCGGGGACCGGCGGTGGCCGCGTGTCCCGAGCGGCCGCGACAGCGAGTCCGGGGCCACTGTCGCCATCCAGCCGGGGTCACCTCCGGCAGCTCCCGCAGAGCCGCTGCTCCGGCTTTCCACGCTCGTGCCCGGACGGGATTCCCGAATGCGCCCCCGAGCATCGAACCCGCCCCCGT AGCCGCCAGCCAGGGGacaggtggccctggcagcgagTGACAGCCAGTGCCCATGGccggggacaccgggatggCCGGGAAG cccagaccCTCGGCCTCGCTG GTGCCCAGACCACCCAGCTCCTCGTGCAGCCCCCCTGGACACCGGCGGTGCTGTGGGACCAGGTGACACTGACCTGCCAGGGCTCGGGCACCGCCGGTGCCACCACCTGGTACAAGGACGGGCGGCGCTGGGGGCAGGATGGACGTGACAGATTCCTTGTCACTGAGAGTGGCACCTACACGTGTGACAGACCCAGGACAGGGTTCAGTTCCCAAGTGACAGTCTTAAATG AGTatctggtgctgcaggtgccagcacGGGCACTGCTGGAGGGGGACACGGTGACGCTGCACTGCcggagctggaagaaaaatttgGTCACCTCGGTGTCCTTCTACCGCGATAGGAAGGAACTGAGGAGGGTCGGCAGAGGGACcaagctgtccctgtcccctctgaggCTGCACCACAGCGGTCACTACAGCTGCAGGGAACAGATGGGAATATCGGCGTGGGAGAACTCT GGACTTGGGGTCTCAAatccccctcccctctccttcccagagctcttctCGGTGCCGGTGCTGGAGGGTCCCCCCGAGCTCACCGAGGGGTCTCCCCTCAatctcagctgcctcagcacccccagccccctgcgGCCCCCAGCCCCCCTCCTCTACAGCTTCTACCGGGATGGGAAGAGGGTGGGGGGCCCGCAGGGGTCCCCGCAGCTCCTGGTGCCCGCCGTGGGGCTCTCCCACTCGGGGAATTACAGCTGCCAGGTGAGCTCTGAGGAGGGGACCGTGTGGAAGAGCAGCGCCCAGCTCGGCGTCACGGTGCGCA GGGTCCCACCCTCGGGGGTGTCCCTGTCGGTTCAGCCCCCCGGAGGacaggtggcactgggggacagCCTGGTGATGAGCTGCACGGTGACCATGGGGACAGGTCCCCTGTCCTTCTCCTGGCACCGGGAGGGCTCGGGGGCAACGCTGGGCACCAGCCCCCGCCTGGAGCTGCGGCACGTTGGGGACAATGACAGCGGCCACTACCAGTGCCGGGTCAGCGACGGTGAAAGCGTGGCCCAGAGTGTCCCCCTGAATGTCACTGTCCTGG TGCCCGTGGCCAATGCCACCATCACCCCCGGTCCCCCGGCACTCCAGGTGCGCCCAGGTGACCCCGTGACCCTGCGCTGCTCGGTGCAGGTGGGCTCAGCCCCTGTCACCTTCACCTGGCTGCACAATGGGCAGGAGCTGGCCCGGGGTCCCCTCCTGGAGCTTGGGGACGTCGATGTGGGACATTCGGGCACCTACCAGTGCATGGCCACCAACCAGGTGGGACAGGACGGACACCGCGTGTTCCGGGcactcagcccagagctggccctggaggTGACACCGTGGGGACACGGCGACACAG CAGTGGCCGCAGGGGTTGGCgggtccctcctgtccctggtccTGCTCGTGGGTGCCATGGTGGGCTGGCACCGGTGCCACCGCCAGG cccccaggacaccccaggacag GACCCCCCCGGCTCCCCCCGAGGTGGGGGAGGTGCTCTACAGCCAGGTGGTGCCCACCAAGAGGGCAGGGG GGTCCCCAAGTGCCACCCCCGAGGGCCCCCAGGTGACGTACGCTGAGCTGCCAGGACCGCGGTGGCACCCAGGGGACAGCGGTGACTACGAGAACGTGCTGTGA